In a single window of the Neorhodopirellula lusitana genome:
- a CDS encoding vitamin B12-dependent ribonucleotide reductase, producing the protein MSTALPTQSDRFANDTNENGYQDDARLTSTKNDPALEKVDSQHGVDYAKKKFSAEARGKRAGLKVAATFCPDDGRTPFATTQWDLRSASIKDESGKALFEQTDCEVPSSWSQLATNVVVSKYFYGDPTTEGERERSVRQLIHRVTRTISDWGLADGYFDTPEDGERFYRDLTWLCLHQHGAFNSPVWFNVGLHAQYDVKGDMCNWHWDKTTESTAQPENPYEYPQGSACFIQSVDDNMEDIMRLACSEAMLFKFGSGTGTDLSTIRSQREKLSGGGTPSGPLSFMRVYDSIAGVVKSGGKTRRAAKMQSLKVWHPDILEFIECKWAEEKKAHALIREGYESNFNGEAYSSVCFQNANLSVRLTDDFMEAVRKNGQWQTRWITDKPTTDAPNYDAKELLNKMAECAWHCGDPGVQYDTTINKWHTCPNSGAINASNPCSEYMFLDDTACNLASINLMKFVEKDGSFNVERFRAASRTFFIAQDILVDHASYPTEPIARNSHMYRPLGLGYSNLGSVVMTSGLAYDSDAARGLCGSLTSLLHGEANRTSAEMAAVVGTFEGFAGNEEPMHNVMQMHRAACDDIHDGGPPELKEAACKLWDEVTEIGKKYGFRNAQATVLAPTGTISFMMDCDTTGIEPDIALVKYKQLAGGGMLKIVNQTVKLGLKTLGYSESSIEDILKFVDENDTIEGAPGLKDEHLSVFDCAFKPANGVRSIPWRAHVTMMAAAQPFLSGAISKTVNMPSDVTPEDIADAYFWGWELGLKAIAIYRDGSKQSQPLNTKQDDKEGAGTAEVITKTVEKIVYKPRRERLPDTRQSLTHKFTIAGHEGYLCVGLYPDGRPGEMFITMAKEGSTIGGIMDSFGTALSISLQYGVPLDVIVNKFSHTRFEPMGHTSNKDIRIAKSVVDYIARWLGVTFMSGHDHGPQSSQGNGPEATNGSDVFGGVTVENGVAVAGVADSHKKPDVRQSSVMKELQNDAGAAVAIAERAIMMATLGTSNGSNDQANGNKEINLNGQTDQFSRFQTDAPSCDNCGSITVRNGNCYLCHNCGNSMGCS; encoded by the coding sequence ATGTCCACCGCTTTGCCAACCCAATCTGACCGCTTTGCCAACGACACGAACGAAAACGGCTATCAAGACGATGCCCGTTTGACTTCCACCAAGAACGACCCAGCCCTAGAAAAGGTCGATTCCCAACACGGCGTCGACTACGCCAAGAAGAAATTCAGTGCTGAAGCTCGCGGCAAGCGTGCTGGCCTGAAAGTCGCCGCTACTTTCTGCCCCGACGATGGTCGCACCCCCTTCGCGACGACCCAGTGGGATTTGCGAAGCGCCTCGATTAAAGACGAATCCGGCAAAGCCCTCTTCGAGCAAACCGATTGCGAAGTCCCCAGCTCGTGGAGCCAATTGGCGACCAACGTCGTTGTGTCCAAGTACTTCTACGGTGACCCGACGACCGAAGGCGAACGGGAACGCAGCGTCCGTCAACTGATTCACCGCGTTACCCGTACAATCAGCGACTGGGGCTTGGCCGACGGCTACTTCGACACCCCGGAAGACGGCGAGCGATTCTATCGCGACCTGACTTGGTTGTGCTTGCACCAACACGGTGCGTTCAACAGCCCTGTGTGGTTCAACGTTGGCTTGCACGCTCAGTACGACGTCAAAGGCGACATGTGCAACTGGCACTGGGACAAGACCACCGAAAGCACCGCCCAACCGGAAAACCCCTACGAGTACCCACAGGGCTCGGCATGCTTCATCCAAAGCGTCGACGACAACATGGAAGACATCATGCGTCTGGCGTGCAGCGAGGCGATGCTGTTCAAGTTCGGTAGCGGCACCGGCACCGACCTTTCCACCATCCGTAGCCAACGTGAAAAACTTTCCGGCGGTGGCACACCCTCGGGCCCACTCTCGTTCATGCGTGTGTACGACTCCATCGCTGGCGTCGTGAAGAGCGGTGGCAAGACTCGCCGAGCCGCCAAGATGCAATCCCTGAAAGTCTGGCATCCAGATATTCTAGAATTCATCGAATGTAAATGGGCCGAGGAAAAGAAGGCTCACGCTTTGATCCGCGAAGGTTACGAGTCGAACTTCAACGGCGAAGCGTACAGCAGCGTGTGCTTCCAAAACGCCAACCTTTCAGTGCGTTTGACCGACGATTTCATGGAAGCCGTTCGCAAGAATGGCCAATGGCAAACCCGCTGGATCACGGACAAGCCAACCACCGACGCGCCGAACTACGACGCCAAGGAATTGCTGAACAAGATGGCCGAATGTGCGTGGCACTGCGGCGACCCTGGCGTGCAATACGACACGACCATCAACAAGTGGCACACCTGCCCCAACAGCGGTGCGATCAACGCGTCGAACCCGTGCAGCGAATACATGTTCCTGGACGACACGGCCTGCAACCTGGCCAGTATCAACTTGATGAAGTTCGTCGAAAAGGACGGTAGCTTCAACGTCGAGCGTTTCCGGGCCGCATCCCGCACGTTCTTCATCGCTCAAGACATCTTGGTCGATCACGCCAGCTACCCCACCGAGCCCATCGCTCGCAATTCGCACATGTACCGTCCACTCGGACTGGGCTACTCCAACCTGGGTAGCGTCGTCATGACATCGGGACTGGCTTACGACAGTGACGCTGCTCGTGGTCTTTGCGGTTCGTTGACCTCGCTATTGCACGGCGAAGCCAACCGCACCAGTGCCGAAATGGCGGCTGTCGTGGGGACATTCGAAGGCTTCGCTGGCAACGAAGAACCGATGCATAACGTGATGCAAATGCACCGCGCCGCTTGCGACGACATTCACGACGGTGGACCACCGGAATTGAAGGAAGCCGCCTGCAAATTGTGGGATGAAGTCACCGAAATCGGCAAGAAGTACGGCTTCCGCAACGCTCAAGCAACCGTGCTGGCACCGACCGGAACGATTAGCTTCATGATGGACTGCGACACAACCGGCATCGAGCCTGACATCGCTTTGGTGAAGTACAAGCAACTCGCCGGTGGCGGAATGCTGAAGATCGTCAACCAAACCGTGAAGCTCGGCTTGAAGACGCTCGGCTACAGCGAATCCAGCATCGAAGACATCCTGAAGTTTGTCGACGAAAACGACACCATCGAAGGTGCCCCCGGACTCAAGGACGAACACCTCTCGGTATTCGACTGTGCATTCAAGCCAGCCAACGGTGTACGCAGCATTCCTTGGCGTGCTCACGTCACCATGATGGCAGCGGCCCAGCCGTTCCTGTCCGGTGCGATTTCCAAGACCGTCAACATGCCCTCCGATGTGACGCCCGAAGACATCGCCGACGCTTACTTCTGGGGCTGGGAATTGGGGCTGAAAGCGATCGCAATCTATCGCGATGGCAGCAAGCAATCTCAACCGCTGAACACTAAGCAAGACGACAAAGAAGGTGCCGGCACCGCCGAAGTGATCACCAAGACGGTTGAAAAAATCGTTTACAAGCCACGCCGCGAACGTTTGCCAGATACCCGTCAAAGCCTGACGCACAAGTTCACGATCGCCGGTCACGAAGGTTACCTGTGCGTGGGTCTTTACCCCGACGGTCGCCCCGGCGAAATGTTCATCACGATGGCGAAGGAAGGTTCCACCATCGGCGGAATCATGGACAGCTTCGGCACCGCACTTTCGATCTCGCTTCAATACGGCGTGCCGTTGGACGTGATCGTCAACAAGTTCAGCCACACTCGCTTCGAACCGATGGGACACACATCCAACAAGGACATCCGCATCGCCAAGAGCGTTGTCGATTACATCGCACGTTGGTTGGGCGTCACGTTCATGTCCGGTCACGATCACGGTCCCCAGTCATCCCAAGGCAATGGTCCCGAAGCGACCAATGGCAGTGACGTGTTCGGCGGCGTGACCGTCGAAAACGGAGTGGCTGTTGCTGGTGTTGCCGACTCGCACAAGAAGCCAGACGTTCGCCAGAGTTCCGTGATGAAGGAACTGCAAAACGACGCAGGTGCCGCTGTCGCTATCGCCGAACGAGCCATCATGATGGCAACCCTCGGCACATCGAACGGCTCCAACGATCAAGCCAACGGCAACAAGGAAATCAACCTGAACGGTCAAACCGATCAGTTCTCACGTTTCCAAACCGACGCTCCCAGCTGCGATAATTGTGGCAGCATCACGGTTCGCAACGGCAACTGCTACCTGTGCCACAACTGCGGCAACTCGATGGGCTGCAGTTAA
- a CDS encoding type II toxin-antitoxin system HigB family toxin, whose product MTTYGTANPRADQALKAWYAEAKSASWSQPADVKAAYGNASILKDGRVVFNICGNEFRLVAWINYEFFTIYIRFIGTHREYDQIDAQTI is encoded by the coding sequence TTGACGACATACGGAACAGCCAATCCGCGCGCCGACCAAGCATTGAAGGCCTGGTACGCTGAGGCAAAGTCAGCTTCGTGGTCGCAACCGGCCGATGTCAAAGCGGCATACGGCAACGCCAGCATATTGAAGGACGGTAGAGTCGTCTTCAACATTTGTGGGAACGAGTTCCGCTTAGTTGCCTGGATCAATTACGAGTTTTTTACGATTTACATCCGATTCATCGGGACGCATCGCGAGTATGACCAAATCGACGCGCAAACAATCTGA
- a CDS encoding ImmA/IrrE family metallo-endopeptidase, with the protein MTKSTRKQSEILRPKVIKTDRDHQRALARVEELFAAKPGTPEGDELELWLLLVEKYEEAAFPVELPSPIEAIRFRMDQANLKQSDLIPFLGGKSKVSEVLNGKRDLSLTMIRKLHEHLGIPAEVLLQEPDATLPDGDFLELGKRFPLSEMVKRGWLEGIVDSLPDAKAQIEDVLVKFAAPVGDPTKQPVFNRQNAPCGNPADSAALVAWQIRVMSLAKRQKQLTYRKGTVDEDFLREVVRLSLFDHGPALAQEFLFKHGIHLIVEGHLPKTFLDGAAIRLSNDGRLIALTLRYDRLDNFWFVLLHELAHIALHIDTEVCEAVFDNLDERGTDRIEREADELAKEALISSSEWKAARLTRKSTVSEIKQFAERMRIHPAIPAGRIRFESDNYRILTQLLGNRQVRKQFG; encoded by the coding sequence ATGACCAAATCGACGCGCAAACAATCTGAGATCCTGCGACCAAAGGTCATCAAGACCGATCGGGATCATCAGCGTGCGCTCGCTCGGGTTGAAGAATTATTCGCCGCCAAGCCCGGTACGCCCGAAGGAGACGAGCTAGAACTCTGGTTACTCTTGGTTGAAAAGTACGAGGAAGCTGCATTTCCAGTGGAGTTGCCCTCGCCAATCGAGGCGATTCGATTCCGTATGGACCAAGCGAACCTCAAGCAAAGCGACCTAATCCCGTTTCTTGGAGGCAAGAGCAAGGTATCGGAGGTGCTAAACGGCAAGCGTGACCTATCGTTGACCATGATTCGTAAGCTTCACGAGCATCTCGGTATACCGGCGGAAGTCTTGTTGCAAGAACCTGACGCGACCTTGCCGGACGGTGATTTCCTTGAGCTGGGCAAACGGTTTCCACTTAGCGAAATGGTCAAGCGTGGTTGGCTTGAAGGCATTGTTGACTCGCTGCCAGATGCAAAAGCACAAATTGAAGACGTGCTGGTAAAATTTGCCGCGCCCGTTGGCGACCCTACTAAGCAACCTGTCTTTAACCGCCAGAACGCTCCTTGTGGAAATCCAGCCGACAGCGCGGCGCTAGTGGCGTGGCAAATTCGAGTGATGAGTCTCGCGAAGCGACAGAAGCAACTCACCTATCGAAAGGGAACGGTTGACGAGGACTTTCTTCGTGAAGTCGTTCGCTTGAGCCTCTTCGATCACGGTCCGGCTTTAGCTCAAGAGTTTCTTTTCAAACATGGAATCCACTTGATTGTCGAAGGACACCTTCCGAAAACGTTTCTGGATGGTGCCGCAATTCGACTTAGCAACGACGGACGACTGATTGCACTGACGCTGCGATACGATCGCCTGGATAATTTTTGGTTCGTTTTGTTGCATGAATTAGCTCACATTGCCCTGCATATTGATACCGAAGTTTGCGAAGCGGTTTTTGATAACCTTGACGAACGTGGAACCGACAGGATTGAGCGTGAAGCTGATGAGCTGGCGAAGGAAGCCTTGATTTCAAGTTCAGAATGGAAGGCTGCGAGGCTGACGAGAAAGTCAACGGTTTCGGAAATAAAGCAGTTTGCTGAACGAATGAGAATTCATCCGGCAATTCCAGCCGGTCGGATTCGGTTTGAAAGCGACAATTATCGGATTCTTACTCAATTGTTGGGAAATCGTCAGGTCCGGAAACAATTTGGATAG
- a CDS encoding agmatine deiminase family protein, which translates to MRTRVIGWFSASVYRPDTRVGLICLAFAGVSFGVVPGGGLAGSSVCAQNVGQEFRQELSPGRPKPIVTMTVDSHGGVNAVRSGTSVWPRLAAEFETPHALMLSVGDWQPHHRFILQEIARKTRGHLPLVVLCSDSIQMKETTRWLSENGEEFPELYLCMMPTDTVWLRDFGPTFMQNADTFGKPTRADVLDFFYVGSRPLDDRLPHVWGQQTRSQVVTVPWTIQGGNLMSNGRGLALTTTRIFEDNHIEFERTFPGQDAALDGRRIVVEAFAEACNLSQLVVLEPLQSEETRHVDMFTTFLSPRDVLVARLDPNLDPVNAAILERNAERLGKIRVDMGADGELPMQVHRVAIPVRDGTSWSAYTNAILANDLVLMPVFADESPDMIRRAVQTYQRLLPNHHVKTIDMSSMKKLQGELHCLSLHVPAFAEMPKTVYRYRDAVGHYFPE; encoded by the coding sequence ATGCGAACGCGGGTTATCGGGTGGTTCAGTGCCAGCGTCTATCGACCGGACACACGAGTGGGGCTGATTTGTCTCGCGTTTGCAGGTGTTTCTTTTGGGGTTGTTCCCGGCGGTGGCTTGGCGGGCTCATCGGTTTGCGCTCAAAATGTTGGCCAAGAGTTTCGGCAGGAATTGTCACCGGGACGTCCCAAGCCGATCGTGACGATGACGGTTGATTCACACGGCGGCGTCAACGCGGTCCGATCGGGAACGAGCGTTTGGCCTCGGTTGGCGGCGGAGTTTGAAACGCCGCATGCGTTGATGCTGAGCGTGGGCGACTGGCAACCACACCATCGATTCATCTTGCAAGAGATTGCTCGTAAGACGCGGGGGCACTTGCCGTTGGTGGTGCTGTGTTCAGATTCGATCCAGATGAAGGAAACAACTCGCTGGTTGAGTGAGAATGGTGAAGAATTTCCTGAGCTTTACTTATGCATGATGCCGACCGACACGGTTTGGTTGCGTGATTTCGGTCCAACGTTCATGCAAAATGCTGATACGTTTGGAAAGCCGACACGAGCCGATGTGCTTGATTTCTTTTACGTCGGTAGCCGACCCTTGGACGATCGTTTGCCTCATGTTTGGGGGCAGCAAACCCGATCCCAGGTCGTGACGGTACCGTGGACAATTCAGGGCGGCAATTTGATGAGTAACGGCCGCGGTTTGGCGCTGACCACCACGCGGATTTTTGAAGACAATCACATCGAGTTTGAGCGAACCTTTCCAGGGCAGGACGCGGCATTGGATGGCAGACGAATTGTCGTCGAGGCATTCGCCGAAGCCTGCAACTTGTCTCAGTTAGTTGTCCTCGAACCGTTGCAGTCGGAGGAAACTCGGCATGTTGACATGTTCACGACGTTCTTGTCGCCGCGTGATGTGCTGGTGGCTCGTTTGGATCCAAATCTCGATCCCGTCAACGCGGCGATTTTGGAACGCAACGCGGAGCGGCTTGGTAAGATTCGCGTGGACATGGGCGCCGATGGTGAATTGCCGATGCAGGTTCATCGTGTCGCGATTCCGGTGCGTGATGGGACCTCATGGAGTGCTTACACCAATGCGATTCTGGCGAACGATTTGGTTTTGATGCCAGTCTTTGCTGACGAATCACCCGACATGATTCGCCGCGCCGTGCAAACCTATCAAAGGTTGTTGCCCAATCATCATGTGAAAACAATCGACATGTCCAGCATGAAGAAGTTGCAGGGTGAACTGCATTGCTTGTCGTTACACGTGCCCGCCTTTGCGGAGATGCCCAAGACGGTGTACCGCTATCGCGATGCAGTCGGGCACTACTTCCCCGAGTAA
- a CDS encoding AI-2E family transporter produces MTKRRKRSSASNSGTGSSNPANPDENPGQNPSQTPQNSQGSHREQATNHNTSQADSTETPIGGKMKETPRGKQILFPQLPSLSRIMSVVMLVFGILAVGVLFYQLMIGFFVPLFLAALLVVIFRPVHSWILNKTGRRPRIAAGLTTSLVLFVVLMPLGMLVSIATTQFTVLLSQMNGSMSVALNRVRTQLNLELPHAEHFRELDRIVDHLGLEAPTPETVDDFTPKTNFIAKAKQLDKAAAIIEFLQTDLPSADNATDAADNAIGHLNRFADELRKADQLHVDEAKMDSINPLLRLNASEQFEQDAVVTAAAIRTWMQRKLGGALKSQLKLLANPDETDFARLIRGARDSLQPRFVRLTSATGSFLAQILFGLVILVIAVYFFLIDGPGMIVTLMRLSPMDDAYEHQLLMEFDRTSRAVVLASVLSAVVQGILATLGFWVCGFDQIILLLFLTSLMALVPFLGAASVWVPCALWLGVVEQRMVPAILLAIWGAAVVSSIDNVIKVFVLHGRSQLHPLFALLSVIGGVSVFGPIGILVGPMVVVFLQTLLEILNHELKGKDEPKASTSNGEPALASQPTVADEPT; encoded by the coding sequence ATGACCAAACGACGCAAACGTTCTTCCGCTTCCAACAGCGGCACTGGATCCAGCAATCCCGCGAATCCAGACGAGAACCCCGGCCAGAATCCTTCCCAAACCCCACAGAACTCGCAAGGCTCCCATCGTGAACAAGCCACGAACCACAACACGAGCCAGGCCGACTCCACCGAAACTCCCATCGGGGGCAAGATGAAGGAGACTCCTCGCGGCAAACAAATCTTGTTTCCCCAGCTTCCGTCGCTATCCCGGATCATGTCCGTCGTGATGTTGGTGTTTGGCATCCTAGCGGTCGGCGTGCTGTTCTATCAGCTGATGATCGGTTTCTTCGTGCCGCTATTTTTGGCGGCGTTGTTGGTCGTGATTTTCCGCCCGGTTCATAGCTGGATCTTAAACAAGACCGGTCGCCGCCCGCGGATCGCGGCGGGCCTGACCACATCGCTGGTGCTATTTGTTGTCTTGATGCCACTGGGGATGTTGGTTTCCATCGCAACCACGCAATTCACCGTGCTGTTGTCACAAATGAATGGCAGCATGTCAGTGGCACTCAACCGGGTCCGGACCCAACTGAATCTGGAACTCCCGCACGCCGAACACTTCCGAGAACTTGACCGCATTGTTGATCACCTGGGACTCGAAGCCCCCACCCCCGAAACGGTGGATGACTTCACACCCAAAACCAACTTCATTGCCAAGGCAAAACAACTCGACAAAGCGGCTGCGATCATCGAGTTCTTGCAAACCGACCTGCCCAGCGCCGACAACGCAACCGACGCAGCGGACAATGCCATCGGCCATTTGAATCGCTTCGCCGACGAACTTCGCAAGGCGGACCAACTGCATGTCGACGAGGCAAAGATGGATTCAATCAATCCGCTCTTGCGATTGAATGCCTCCGAACAATTTGAACAAGACGCCGTCGTCACCGCAGCTGCGATTCGCACGTGGATGCAACGCAAGCTAGGCGGTGCGTTAAAGAGTCAATTGAAGCTGTTGGCGAATCCCGATGAAACCGATTTCGCTCGTCTGATTCGTGGTGCTCGTGATTCGTTGCAACCACGTTTTGTGCGACTGACCAGTGCCACGGGAAGCTTCCTGGCGCAGATCCTTTTTGGATTGGTGATCCTGGTGATCGCGGTCTACTTCTTTCTAATCGACGGCCCTGGAATGATCGTGACGCTGATGCGATTATCGCCAATGGACGACGCTTACGAACATCAACTGTTAATGGAGTTTGACCGCACCAGTCGGGCCGTCGTTTTGGCCAGCGTGTTATCCGCCGTCGTGCAAGGAATCCTGGCGACGCTTGGATTTTGGGTTTGCGGATTTGATCAGATTATCTTGTTGCTGTTCTTAACCAGCTTGATGGCATTGGTGCCATTCTTGGGCGCGGCATCGGTGTGGGTTCCCTGCGCGTTGTGGTTGGGCGTGGTCGAGCAACGGATGGTGCCAGCAATCTTGTTGGCGATTTGGGGCGCAGCGGTGGTTTCGTCGATCGATAACGTGATCAAAGTGTTTGTATTGCACGGACGCAGCCAACTGCATCCACTCTTCGCGCTGCTGAGCGTGATTGGCGGTGTGTCGGTGTTTGGACCAATCGGGATCTTGGTGGGTCCAATGGTGGTCGTGTTCCTACAAACCTTGCTGGAAATCCTAAACCATGAGTTGAAGGGCAAGGACGAACCGAAAGCCTCAACGTCAAATGGCGAACCTGCTCTCGCCAGCCAACCCACTGTCGCGGATGAGCCCACGTAG
- a CDS encoding HD-GYP domain-containing protein — protein MFANELIAISVSTLSPTTAIGTDLYCRVDNTDRVQLYRGADYPMQPEDLNKLKSRGVNQLFIERESRTKYQDYLRDIAEGGGEDGIGIEQRSAALNEVVLDVLETSFRERDMDNTVDAAAHLSGIAANLVTRDDFGSEDLFRVMNHDYATFTHSANVAYYCGILASSLGYSRDDVERIIAGGLLHDLGKLDIADTILTKNGRLDEEEFEAIKKHPLNGFCQLAHRHDLTRSQLMMVYQHHERLDGGGYPVGLVSEEIHPWAKLCSVVDIYEAVTSHRPYRKPMLRSQAIDLLRRESGSALDKEVVECWISIIQPTTPI, from the coding sequence ATGTTTGCAAACGAACTCATTGCCATCAGCGTCTCGACGCTCTCGCCGACCACGGCGATCGGCACCGATTTGTATTGTCGAGTCGACAATACCGATCGCGTTCAGCTGTATCGTGGTGCTGACTATCCGATGCAGCCGGAGGATTTAAATAAACTGAAGTCGCGAGGAGTGAATCAGCTCTTCATTGAGCGAGAGTCTCGAACCAAGTATCAAGACTACCTACGCGACATCGCGGAAGGTGGCGGTGAGGATGGCATCGGAATCGAACAACGGTCGGCTGCTCTCAACGAAGTCGTGCTGGATGTTCTTGAAACGAGCTTTCGCGAACGAGACATGGACAACACCGTCGACGCAGCGGCTCACCTCAGTGGGATTGCCGCGAACTTGGTGACGCGTGACGACTTTGGATCCGAGGACTTGTTCCGAGTCATGAACCATGACTATGCCACTTTCACGCATAGTGCCAATGTCGCTTACTATTGTGGGATCTTGGCATCGAGTCTTGGATATAGCCGCGATGATGTGGAACGGATTATCGCGGGCGGCTTGCTACACGATCTGGGCAAGCTGGATATTGCGGACACAATCTTGACCAAGAACGGCCGGCTTGATGAAGAAGAATTCGAGGCGATTAAGAAACACCCACTCAACGGTTTTTGTCAGCTGGCCCACCGTCATGACCTGACCCGTTCCCAGTTGATGATGGTTTACCAGCACCACGAGCGATTGGATGGCGGCGGCTATCCAGTCGGTTTGGTTTCCGAGGAAATTCATCCTTGGGCAAAGCTGTGTTCCGTCGTTGATATCTACGAGGCGGTGACCAGTCATCGTCCCTATCGAAAACCCATGTTGCGCAGTCAAGCGATTGATCTGCTACGCCGCGAAAGCGGAAGTGCTCTTGATAAGGAGGTGGTCGAATGTTGGATTTCGATTATTCAACCTACTACGCCGATTTAG
- a CDS encoding glycosyl transferase has product MPDFYQHDLITTIHDLRSASLESLESMLRESTTKQKIGLVLPVTASDMRAEPFTKIVEELAEADYIGSIVVSLGVAPDQSDYDETKAKIAGLGDRAKVLWTDGPAVQGLYDELIDAGIPLSTPGKGRSVWTAFGYLLDDPNIETFVLHDCDIVDYSRMLLARLCLPMVHPSLDYEFCKAYYARVTDRMHGRVVRLLVAPLLRALMQCFPENEFVRFLGNFRYPLSGEFSLTRNLARSNRVASDWGLEVGTLSEVYRNTALKRVCQVDLACLYEHKHQELSIDDSGRGLMKMALDILTTVYRTLASQGIVLSHSTFVTLRASFLRIAQDCIRQYGADARVNSLNYDRHSEEVTIEAFAQCVTEAGEIFANDPSGNPAIPNWTRVRAAFPDFPQRLRETVE; this is encoded by the coding sequence ATGCCTGACTTTTATCAACACGACCTCATCACCACGATTCACGACCTGCGAAGTGCCAGTCTGGAAAGCCTCGAGTCGATGCTGCGTGAATCGACCACCAAACAAAAAATTGGCTTGGTGTTGCCCGTAACCGCTTCGGACATGCGAGCCGAACCGTTCACCAAGATTGTTGAAGAACTCGCCGAAGCAGACTACATCGGCTCCATCGTCGTCAGCCTGGGTGTTGCCCCTGACCAATCCGACTACGACGAAACCAAGGCGAAAATCGCGGGCCTCGGCGACCGCGCCAAAGTGCTGTGGACCGACGGCCCCGCTGTCCAAGGCCTCTACGATGAGTTGATCGACGCCGGAATCCCGCTATCGACACCTGGGAAAGGGCGAAGCGTCTGGACCGCATTCGGTTACCTGTTGGACGATCCCAACATCGAAACGTTCGTGCTGCATGATTGCGATATTGTGGATTACAGCCGGATGCTATTGGCACGACTATGCCTGCCGATGGTCCACCCCAGTTTGGACTACGAGTTTTGTAAGGCTTATTACGCGCGGGTGACCGACCGCATGCATGGCCGAGTCGTCCGCCTGCTGGTTGCACCCTTGCTGCGTGCGTTGATGCAGTGCTTTCCCGAAAACGAATTCGTTCGCTTTTTAGGCAACTTCCGCTACCCGCTTTCAGGTGAGTTTTCCCTGACACGCAACTTGGCTCGAAGTAATCGAGTGGCCAGCGATTGGGGCCTGGAAGTCGGCACGCTATCGGAAGTTTATCGCAATACCGCACTCAAACGAGTCTGCCAGGTCGACTTGGCTTGCTTATACGAACACAAGCATCAAGAGTTGTCGATCGACGATTCCGGACGTGGCCTGATGAAAATGGCCTTGGATATTTTGACAACCGTCTACCGCACCCTGGCAAGCCAAGGGATCGTGTTATCGCATTCGACTTTTGTCACGTTGCGAGCTTCGTTCTTGAGAATCGCACAAGACTGCATCCGGCAGTACGGGGCCGATGCTCGAGTCAATTCGTTGAATTACGATCGCCACAGCGAAGAGGTCACCATCGAAGCCTTTGCACAATGCGTGACGGAGGCCGGCGAGATCTTCGCGAATGACCCCAGCGGGAATCCTGCGATCCCAAACTGGACCCGAGTCCGAGCCGCGTTCCCTGACTTCCCGCAACGCCTACGCGAGACTGTGGAGTGA